In a single window of the Gracilimonas sp. genome:
- a CDS encoding HU family DNA-binding protein yields MTKADIVDVISSSVGLTKVETEAVVNGFMETVIDAMKRGENIELRGFGSFKVVKRAQRVARNPKTNEEVIVPEQFAPVLKMSKDFKEAVNEAHMVEN; encoded by the coding sequence ATGACTAAAGCAGATATTGTAGATGTAATTTCTTCATCTGTAGGTTTAACAAAAGTTGAAACTGAAGCTGTTGTTAACGGTTTTATGGAAACTGTTATTGACGCTATGAAGAGAGGGGAGAACATTGAGCTTAGAGGATTTGGCAGTTTTAAAGTTGTTAAACGAGCTCAAAGAGTAGCCCGTAATCCAAAAACAAACGAAGAAGTGATTGTGCCGGAGCAGTTTGCACCTGTGCTTAAAATGTCTAAAGATTTTAAAGAAGCAGTGAATGAAGCACATATGGTTGAAAATTGA